From a single Mycolicibacterium moriokaense genomic region:
- a CDS encoding NAD-dependent epimerase/dehydratase family protein, with protein MKVDDGVMVTGSAGFIGTALTTHLREIGRPVIGLDRVAEPAPDALRLDLTVLREDDLPRPCPSTIIHLAAVSKEPGSPWRDYFANNAEGTRRLCRAAERAGVQNIVFTSSMMAFAPGPWRRAEDDFLDADTAYGCSKVQAEEILRAWQVAGPGRRLRIVRPGVVFGPGDQGNMRRLIHGLSRRRFAYIGRQDTVKSCIYLKDMLRLLVQLIDDDGPHDTYHAVYPQPTTIREIVDAINRAWGWNRRPPTVPYRLALAAATPFGLIDPRGERFGIHPRRIQKLHLDTNISSDRLADIGFVQQYSLSEAFADWRRECGGGLPQ; from the coding sequence ATGAAGGTCGACGATGGGGTCATGGTCACGGGCAGTGCAGGATTCATCGGCACCGCCCTGACGACGCACCTTCGCGAAATCGGCCGTCCGGTCATTGGCCTCGACCGCGTCGCTGAGCCGGCCCCCGATGCGCTGCGTCTCGACCTGACAGTCCTGCGGGAAGACGACCTACCTCGACCGTGCCCGTCGACGATCATCCACCTCGCCGCCGTCTCCAAGGAACCTGGCAGTCCCTGGCGGGATTATTTCGCGAACAACGCAGAGGGCACCCGCCGCCTCTGCCGGGCGGCCGAACGGGCGGGTGTGCAGAACATCGTCTTCACGAGTTCGATGATGGCCTTCGCCCCTGGTCCCTGGAGACGAGCCGAGGACGACTTCCTCGATGCCGATACGGCATACGGTTGCAGCAAGGTGCAGGCGGAGGAAATCCTCCGAGCGTGGCAGGTTGCCGGGCCAGGGCGCCGTCTGCGCATCGTCCGCCCCGGCGTGGTTTTCGGCCCCGGCGATCAGGGCAACATGCGGCGTTTGATCCATGGCCTGAGTAGACGGCGCTTCGCCTACATCGGTCGTCAGGACACGGTGAAGAGTTGTATCTACCTCAAGGACATGTTGCGGCTGCTGGTCCAGCTCATCGATGACGACGGGCCGCACGACACTTACCACGCCGTGTACCCACAGCCGACCACGATCCGAGAGATCGTCGATGCCATCAACCGGGCGTGGGGCTGGAACCGACGACCGCCGACCGTTCCTTATCGCCTCGCTCTAGCGGCGGCGACGCCCTTCGGGCTGATCGATCCGCGGGGCGAACGTTTCGGCATTCATCCGCGGCGCATCCAGAAACTGCATCTCGATACCAACATCAGCTCGGACCGGTTGGCCGATATCGGCTTCGTCCAACAGTATTCGTTATCCGAGGCGTTTGCCGATTGGCGACGGGAATGCGGCGGGGGGCTGCCTCAATGA
- a CDS encoding PIG-L family deacetylase has product MAHPDDEILWFSSILGLCKRVIVCYGVSAGSKQSWDSGRARLMDTYPLAKAKFLKVTLSGGFDAANWNQPQEVDSGLRLRGPAAAAYEKNADELFRMLEPELASESLVFTHNPWGEYGHEEHVQVFRVLQRLQERIGFDLLVDGYVSDRSTELMRRSLHLVKGAPLVRETDKTLALQLKTLYMDHDCWTFDDDFEWPEFELFYPVGRAGDRNPKASAAVPLNLISRSHYVSPVKKVVKNLVPESVKSVIKKAYK; this is encoded by the coding sequence GTGGCTCATCCCGACGACGAGATTCTCTGGTTCAGCTCGATCCTCGGCCTGTGTAAGCGCGTCATCGTCTGCTACGGCGTATCAGCGGGGTCCAAACAGAGTTGGGACAGCGGACGCGCTCGATTGATGGATACGTACCCGCTTGCCAAAGCGAAGTTCTTGAAAGTCACACTGTCCGGCGGATTCGACGCGGCCAACTGGAATCAACCACAAGAGGTTGACAGTGGACTGCGACTACGCGGACCCGCAGCCGCGGCATACGAGAAGAATGCGGACGAACTGTTTCGCATGTTGGAGCCGGAATTGGCATCCGAAAGTCTTGTTTTCACGCACAACCCGTGGGGTGAATACGGTCATGAAGAACATGTCCAGGTATTCAGAGTGCTCCAGCGGCTACAGGAACGAATCGGATTCGATCTCCTTGTCGACGGATATGTCAGCGATAGAAGTACTGAGCTGATGAGGCGCAGCCTGCATCTGGTGAAGGGCGCCCCATTAGTGCGCGAGACTGACAAAACGTTGGCTCTTCAATTGAAGACCTTGTATATGGACCATGACTGTTGGACATTCGACGATGATTTCGAATGGCCGGAATTTGAGCTGTTCTATCCCGTGGGTCGGGCCGGTGACCGCAATCCGAAGGCGTCGGCCGCCGTGCCCCTCAACCTCATCAGCCGAAGTCACTACGTGAGCCCGGTCAAAAAGGTGGTAAAGAACCTCGTCCCCGAGTCAGTGAAATCTGTAATCAAGAAGGCATACAAATAG
- a CDS encoding glycosyltransferase codes for MLMPSVAVIGTRGYPSYYGGFETAVRKIAPYLVNSGWDVTVYGRRGTTRPDDESIERAVTTRVTRGLETRSLSTLSYGMTSTLDAAVRRPDVALVMNVANGYFLPLLKARRIPTLVNVDGIEWERGKWSRLAQRVFRIGAEFTARFASGLVFDSHAIEAYWSQTFGVAGTYIPYGGEVPPPLPLPEGLAHRGYVLLVARFVAENSVPEFFEAVPAIAARHPVVIVGSSGYGGELDEAASILAADHPSVSWLGHVSNDGLLLSLWQHAGVYFHGHSVGGTNPALIQAMAAGAPIVARDTIYNREVLGPAGNFVTPDSDAIAKSILGLMETSVEEREDAGQANVERAKQHYSWAQVCADYDRALRELVRR; via the coding sequence ATGCTGATGCCGTCAGTAGCAGTCATCGGAACACGTGGTTACCCGAGTTATTACGGGGGTTTCGAGACGGCAGTCCGCAAGATTGCGCCCTACTTGGTAAATAGCGGCTGGGACGTCACGGTGTACGGGCGACGTGGGACCACACGTCCCGACGACGAAAGTATCGAAAGAGCTGTTACCACCCGGGTAACCCGTGGACTTGAAACCAGGAGTTTGAGCACGCTCTCGTACGGAATGACATCGACTCTTGATGCTGCCGTACGCCGGCCGGATGTCGCCCTTGTGATGAATGTCGCGAATGGCTACTTCCTGCCTCTACTCAAGGCCCGCCGTATTCCGACACTGGTGAACGTGGACGGAATCGAGTGGGAAAGAGGCAAATGGAGCCGACTGGCGCAACGCGTTTTTCGTATCGGCGCAGAATTCACTGCGCGGTTCGCGAGCGGCCTCGTCTTCGATTCGCACGCCATCGAAGCCTACTGGTCCCAAACGTTCGGAGTGGCGGGCACATATATTCCGTATGGTGGCGAAGTACCGCCCCCGCTGCCTCTACCCGAAGGTTTGGCACATCGAGGTTATGTGCTGCTGGTCGCGAGATTTGTCGCCGAAAACAGTGTGCCGGAGTTCTTCGAGGCGGTTCCTGCCATTGCTGCCCGTCACCCTGTGGTGATAGTCGGAAGTTCTGGATATGGAGGGGAGTTGGACGAAGCCGCCTCCATCCTTGCGGCAGACCATCCGTCAGTCTCGTGGCTTGGCCATGTGAGTAACGACGGTCTGCTCCTTTCGCTTTGGCAGCATGCTGGCGTGTATTTCCATGGCCACAGTGTCGGGGGCACCAATCCTGCACTGATTCAAGCGATGGCGGCTGGGGCGCCGATCGTGGCGAGAGACACGATCTATAACCGCGAGGTTCTCGGGCCCGCAGGCAATTTCGTGACGCCGGATTCGGACGCGATCGCAAAGTCGATACTGGGGTTGATGGAAACCAGTGTCGAGGAGCGTGAGGACGCCGGTCAGGCGAATGTCGAGCGAGCCAAACAGCATTACTCATGGGCACAGGTCTGCGCCGACTACGACCGTGCTCTCCGCGAGCTTGTCCGCCGTTAG